In the genome of Shewanella glacialimarina, one region contains:
- a CDS encoding NAD-glutamate dehydrogenase gives MAFKDVMPSVLLENVVNLIHSKIPNSQAKQVEQFAQCLYAHMSRDDLNVRNDSDLYGAVVSLWNALNKTATGDTHIRVFNPTQSKHGWQSSHSVIEVIQPDMPFLVDSLSMALNRMGITAHVMLHTPLAVVRDSKAVTQVTFVNNAPKASDNIAVFLIEIDKQNSDADIKAIEKEIQSVLADVVASVVDWEEMSAKLSDTIKQLPQRPFPGDKSELEEAVNYLTYLNNHHFTLLGYRYYDLKRVEGDVELVPDLESSLGLMSRSKTATSDRGLLLSTLSESARREALDSSLLVLTKSSAKSRVHRPAYVDYVGVKRFDKKGNVIGEDRYIGLYASNLYNRSPREIPLLAEKVQRVLDQSGLAPRSHDYKALMNILENLPRDELIQAKVEELSHMAHGVLQMQDRDKLKLFVRKDGFGRFLSCLVYVSKDRYNTKFRQDTQRILAQHFNSNEDVEFTTYFSESTLARTHYIIKVDNNNMDVDVAAIEHNLIEAARSWDDKLHSALNNALGEQAGTGLTKRYINAFPQSYKDDVLPSSAVVDLQHLEALDDEHKLGMLFYQPQETALNDNKVRLKLFHKDEPIHLSDVLPMLENFGLRVINERPYEVKTNDGNTFWILDFLMTVQGAAIDNLADSQERFQNALSFVWQKKLEDDGFNRMVLSTGLNGREVSILRAYAKYMRQIDATFSQSYIEETFSRYPKLADLLVKMFIRKFNPKLKTRTLSKFLEQIDKQLDDVSSLDDDRIIRRYLDLINATLRTNFYQTDAKGDHKAYTSFKFAPNLIPEMPKPLPKFEIFVYSPRIEGVHLRGGKVARGGLRWSDRREDFRTEVLGLVKAQQVKNTVIVPVGAKGGFVCKQLPTEGGREAFFTEGQECYRLFIRGLLDITDNIKNGEVIPPVDVVRHDEDDSYLVVAADKGTATFSDIANSIAIEYDFWLGDAFASGGSNGYDHKKMGITAKGGWESVKRHFREIGIDCQTTDFTCLGIGDMAGDVFGNGMLLSEHTKLVAAFNHMHIFIDPNPNVAESYIERQRLFALPRSSWEDYNAKLISKGGGIFLRSAKSLKLTPEMKTMLSTDKDSMNPVELLKELLKMPVDLMWNGGIGTYVKSSKETHVEVGDRANDALRVNGNEMRVKIVGEGGNLGCTQLGRIEYAANGGRINTDFVDNVGGVDCSDNEVNIKIFLNTLVAEGELTVKQRNRILEEMTDEVGEIVLQDCKDQTRTISVTQVHGVSQLKEQIRFIQYLEKEGKLDRALEFLPTDDDLAERLANGRALTRPELSVLVAYAKMVLKEQLVTPEITEDSFLSKLLVAYFPKKLQAKYAHKMVQHPLRGEIIATSLANELVNDMGFNFVQRMQDETGATVAEAAICYTMAREVFGLDELTKSITDLNGVIPAVVQGEMLHQLRRNMRRACRWFIRHRNRSHNIEQTVEFFKPVFEKLKDNVDQYMIAAEVKAISAEINSLTKENVPMSVATVVAKMSTLFSALDIAQIAEIENKSLDLVSATYFKLGAKVELHWFLEQISAQPVANHWQALARAAFREELDWQQRALSSAVLRTCSDTCDADIVINQWIKSNKTLLQRWYHMLADFKVSQTHEFAKFSVALRELNLLILHCEGQK, from the coding sequence ATGGCCTTTAAAGATGTAATGCCTTCTGTACTATTAGAGAATGTAGTTAATTTGATTCATTCAAAAATTCCTAATTCACAAGCAAAACAAGTTGAGCAATTTGCCCAATGCCTCTATGCCCATATGTCAAGAGACGACCTCAATGTCCGAAATGACAGTGATTTATATGGTGCAGTAGTGAGTCTTTGGAATGCGCTTAATAAAACTGCGACAGGGGATACCCATATTCGCGTGTTCAATCCGACTCAATCAAAACATGGCTGGCAGTCAAGCCATAGTGTGATTGAAGTTATTCAACCCGATATGCCATTCTTAGTTGATTCATTATCTATGGCACTTAACCGCATGGGGATAACCGCTCATGTGATGTTACATACCCCATTAGCTGTGGTGCGTGACAGTAAAGCCGTTACCCAAGTAACGTTTGTCAATAACGCGCCTAAAGCCAGTGATAATATCGCCGTATTCTTAATCGAGATTGATAAGCAAAATAGCGATGCAGACATCAAAGCAATAGAAAAAGAAATTCAATCCGTACTTGCTGATGTTGTCGCCTCTGTTGTTGATTGGGAAGAAATGTCTGCAAAGCTTTCTGACACAATTAAACAATTACCACAGCGCCCTTTTCCTGGAGATAAATCTGAGTTAGAAGAGGCCGTTAATTACCTTACTTATTTAAATAACCATCATTTTACACTTTTAGGCTATCGTTATTACGATCTAAAGCGTGTTGAAGGTGATGTTGAATTAGTTCCTGACTTAGAAAGTAGTTTGGGTTTAATGAGCCGCTCAAAAACAGCGACAAGTGATCGAGGTTTATTGTTGTCGACCTTGTCTGAAAGTGCGCGCCGTGAAGCGTTAGATTCAAGTTTACTTGTGCTGACTAAAAGCTCTGCTAAAAGCCGTGTTCACCGTCCAGCTTATGTCGATTATGTCGGTGTAAAAAGATTCGATAAGAAAGGCAATGTGATTGGTGAAGATCGTTACATTGGTTTATATGCTTCAAATCTCTATAACCGTAGCCCGCGTGAAATTCCATTATTGGCTGAAAAAGTCCAACGCGTACTAGACCAGTCAGGTTTAGCACCACGTTCACATGACTATAAAGCTTTAATGAATATTCTTGAGAACTTGCCTCGCGATGAGCTGATTCAAGCGAAAGTTGAAGAGCTTTCACATATGGCACACGGTGTATTGCAAATGCAAGACCGTGACAAGTTGAAGCTATTTGTGCGCAAAGATGGTTTTGGTCGATTCTTATCGTGTTTAGTGTATGTGTCTAAAGACCGTTATAACACTAAATTCCGCCAGGATACTCAACGCATTCTTGCTCAACACTTTAATAGTAATGAAGATGTAGAATTTACGACTTATTTCTCTGAGTCTACTCTTGCACGTACTCATTACATTATTAAAGTCGACAATAATAATATGGATGTAGATGTGGCTGCGATTGAACATAATCTTATTGAGGCTGCGCGCTCATGGGATGATAAATTACACTCAGCACTTAATAATGCTTTAGGTGAGCAAGCGGGTACCGGGTTAACTAAACGTTACATCAATGCTTTCCCACAAAGTTATAAAGATGATGTATTACCAAGTTCTGCTGTTGTTGATCTTCAACACCTTGAAGCCTTGGATGATGAACATAAACTAGGCATGTTATTCTATCAGCCGCAAGAAACAGCGTTGAATGACAATAAAGTGCGTTTAAAGCTGTTCCATAAAGATGAACCGATCCATTTATCAGATGTGCTACCAATGCTTGAAAACTTTGGTTTACGTGTGATTAATGAGCGCCCATACGAAGTTAAAACCAATGATGGTAATACATTCTGGATTCTTGACTTCTTAATGACAGTTCAAGGTGCTGCAATTGATAATCTTGCCGATAGCCAAGAACGTTTCCAAAATGCTTTGTCATTTGTATGGCAGAAAAAACTAGAAGATGACGGTTTTAACCGTATGGTACTGTCGACTGGTTTGAACGGTCGTGAAGTGTCTATTTTACGTGCATATGCAAAATATATGCGCCAAATTGATGCCACTTTCAGCCAGTCTTACATTGAAGAAACCTTCAGCCGTTATCCAAAACTTGCTGACTTGCTTGTTAAAATGTTTATTCGTAAGTTTAACCCTAAGCTTAAAACGCGCACATTAAGCAAATTCCTAGAGCAAATAGATAAGCAATTAGATGATGTATCAAGCTTAGATGATGACCGTATCATTCGCCGTTACTTAGATTTAATTAACGCGACCTTACGGACTAACTTCTATCAAACTGATGCTAAAGGCGATCATAAAGCTTATACCTCGTTTAAATTTGCACCTAACTTAATTCCGGAAATGCCAAAGCCATTACCGAAATTCGAAATCTTTGTATATTCACCAAGAATCGAAGGTGTGCATTTACGTGGCGGTAAAGTAGCCCGTGGTGGTTTACGTTGGTCTGATAGACGTGAAGACTTCCGCACAGAAGTATTAGGCCTTGTAAAAGCACAGCAAGTCAAAAACACCGTCATTGTACCCGTTGGTGCAAAAGGTGGTTTTGTGTGTAAACAACTGCCTACTGAAGGCGGACGTGAAGCATTCTTTACCGAAGGGCAAGAGTGTTACCGTTTATTTATTCGCGGTTTGTTGGACATTACCGACAATATCAAAAATGGCGAGGTTATTCCGCCAGTTGATGTTGTACGTCACGATGAAGATGATTCATATTTGGTTGTTGCGGCCGACAAAGGCACTGCGACATTCTCAGACATTGCTAACTCAATTGCGATTGAGTACGATTTCTGGCTAGGAGATGCATTTGCTTCTGGCGGCAGTAATGGTTATGACCATAAAAAAATGGGTATTACTGCAAAAGGTGGCTGGGAATCTGTTAAACGTCACTTCCGTGAAATAGGCATTGATTGTCAAACCACAGATTTTACCTGTTTAGGTATAGGTGATATGGCAGGTGATGTGTTTGGTAACGGTATGTTGTTATCTGAGCACACTAAGTTAGTTGCTGCATTTAACCATATGCACATCTTTATTGATCCTAACCCAAATGTTGCTGAAAGCTATATTGAACGTCAGCGTTTATTCGCACTACCACGTTCAAGTTGGGAAGACTACAACGCTAAGTTAATTTCTAAGGGCGGCGGTATTTTCTTACGTTCTGCCAAGTCATTAAAATTGACCCCAGAAATGAAAACCATGTTGTCTACCGATAAAGACAGCATGAACCCAGTCGAATTATTAAAAGAACTGCTTAAAATGCCAGTTGATTTGATGTGGAACGGTGGAATTGGGACTTACGTTAAATCAAGTAAAGAAACCCATGTTGAAGTGGGTGACCGCGCAAACGATGCATTGCGTGTCAATGGCAATGAAATGCGAGTTAAAATCGTCGGTGAGGGTGGTAACTTAGGTTGTACTCAACTTGGGCGTATAGAATACGCGGCGAATGGCGGGCGTATTAATACCGATTTCGTTGATAACGTAGGCGGTGTTGATTGTTCTGATAACGAAGTAAACATCAAAATCTTCTTGAATACTTTAGTTGCCGAAGGTGAGCTAACTGTTAAGCAGCGTAACCGTATCCTTGAAGAAATGACCGATGAGGTCGGTGAAATTGTACTGCAGGATTGTAAAGATCAAACACGTACAATTTCTGTGACTCAAGTTCATGGTGTTTCTCAGCTTAAAGAACAGATCCGTTTCATTCAGTATTTAGAAAAAGAAGGCAAGTTAGATCGTGCCCTTGAATTCTTACCAACTGATGATGATTTGGCCGAGCGTTTAGCCAATGGTCGTGCTTTAACCCGTCCAGAGCTATCAGTTTTAGTTGCATATGCGAAAATGGTGCTTAAAGAGCAGTTAGTGACCCCTGAAATTACTGAAGACAGTTTCTTAAGTAAATTGCTAGTGGCTTACTTTCCGAAAAAACTTCAAGCTAAATACGCCCATAAGATGGTACAGCATCCTCTTCGCGGTGAAATTATTGCAACATCATTAGCAAATGAGCTAGTTAATGATATGGGCTTCAATTTTGTACAACGTATGCAAGATGAGACTGGTGCCACAGTAGCTGAAGCGGCCATTTGTTACACTATGGCCCGTGAAGTGTTCGGTTTAGATGAATTAACTAAATCAATTACTGATTTAAACGGTGTAATTCCAGCAGTTGTACAGGGTGAGATGTTGCACCAGTTACGTCGTAATATGCGTCGTGCTTGTCGCTGGTTTATCCGTCATCGTAATCGTAGTCATAATATTGAACAAACAGTTGAGTTCTTTAAGCCAGTATTTGAAAAGCTTAAAGACAATGTAGATCAATATATGATAGCTGCCGAAGTTAAAGCGATATCTGCAGAGATTAATTCGCTTACAAAAGAAAATGTGCCAATGTCAGTTGCAACAGTGGTTGCTAAAATGAGCACATTATTCTCGGCGCTTGATATCGCACAAATTGCTGAAATTGAAAATAAATCACTCGACTTAGTGTCTGCAACCTACTTTAAACTAGGTGCAAAAGTTGAGCTGCATTGGTTCTTAGAGCAAATTAGTGCGCAACCAGTGGCAAACCATTGGCAAGCATTAGCTCGTGCAGCTTTCCGTGAAGAATTGGACTGGCAGCAACGTGCATTAAGCTCAGCGGTACTTCGTACTTGTAGTGATACTTGTGATGCAGATATTGTGATTAATCAATGGATAAAGAGTAATAAAACCTTGCTTCAACGTTGGTATCACATGTTAGCTGACTTTAAAGTATCGCAAACACATGAGTTTGCTAAGTTCTCAGTCGCCCTACGTGAACTTAATTTGCTTATTTTGCATTGTGAAGGTCAGAAGTAA
- a CDS encoding efflux RND transporter permease subunit: MLEKLVNSFETHLFRNRMWVIISFIFITVFLGYQASQLKMDAAFSKNIPLQHTYMQTYTKHQKDFGGANGIMVAVEDTSGNIFNPEFFDALKKVHDELFFINGVERSQVKSLYSPSTRFTEVVEDGFAGGPVIPADFQTDEFGLNTVRDNIEKAGIVGRLIANDYSAAIVSAQLMDFDPDTGKPLDTIAFAQQLETQLRGQFENENIKIHIIGFAKMAGDVADGAKGVLLFFLIAIAITAVMVYLFSKSITLTVLPLLCSLMAVIWQLGLLTVIGFGLDPMSILVPFLVFAIGVSHGVQMINAVRRRVLDGQSTKAAAASAFRSLLVPGGIALLSDTVGFLTLLAIDIGIIRELAISASLGVAVIILTNLILLPLVISYTNLSNAQENPEHKAKVENLWRSLSKFATPKYAVVVLSFTAVLYGVGYMQATQMKIGDLKGGAPALHQDSRYNLDTFFITDHFSITTDVMTIIVEAAPEACTYHSLLNQIDQFEWMVANTPGVESTASLASIAKAVNSGFNEGNPKWQILPRTTASLVQAVGQVPTTSGLLNGDCSVMPVYLFLKDHKAETIEVVVDKVKQVAAELNSDKLQFKLASGPVGVMAATNEAVSEAQLPMMIYVYGAVFFLCLISFKSLKATIAVIIPLYVVSTLAQALMTLLDIGLAVSTLPVIALGVGIGVDYGIYILSTMSNKLSNGMPVQQAYFEALVERGSAVIFTGLTLAIGVSTWFFSALKFQMDMGILLTFMFLVNMLGAIIILPALSALFWPKKK; this comes from the coding sequence ATGTTAGAAAAACTGGTCAATAGTTTTGAAACTCACTTATTCCGTAATCGGATGTGGGTTATTATTTCATTTATTTTCATCACGGTATTTCTAGGATATCAAGCAAGCCAGCTTAAAATGGATGCGGCTTTTAGTAAGAATATTCCACTTCAGCATACCTACATGCAAACCTATACCAAACACCAAAAAGATTTTGGCGGTGCTAATGGGATCATGGTCGCGGTTGAAGACACCAGTGGTAATATATTTAATCCCGAATTTTTTGACGCACTAAAAAAGGTGCACGATGAGCTGTTTTTTATTAACGGTGTTGAGCGCTCACAAGTTAAATCACTCTATTCTCCTTCAACACGCTTTACTGAAGTGGTTGAAGATGGTTTTGCGGGCGGTCCAGTTATTCCTGCTGACTTTCAAACCGATGAGTTCGGCCTTAATACTGTTCGCGACAATATTGAAAAAGCAGGTATTGTGGGCCGCTTAATTGCTAATGATTATTCAGCAGCAATTGTTTCAGCTCAATTAATGGATTTTGACCCTGATACCGGTAAACCGCTTGATACTATCGCCTTTGCACAGCAGTTAGAAACGCAACTACGTGGTCAATTTGAAAATGAAAATATTAAAATTCACATCATCGGTTTTGCCAAAATGGCTGGTGATGTGGCCGATGGTGCCAAAGGGGTTTTGCTGTTTTTCTTAATTGCTATCGCAATTACTGCCGTTATGGTTTACCTATTTTCTAAATCAATCACGTTAACTGTCTTGCCATTGCTATGTAGTTTAATGGCGGTTATTTGGCAGTTGGGGCTGCTTACAGTGATTGGATTTGGGTTAGACCCTATGTCGATCCTGGTACCTTTTCTAGTGTTTGCTATTGGTGTCAGCCACGGCGTTCAAATGATTAATGCAGTGCGGCGTAGAGTGCTTGATGGTCAATCAACAAAAGCCGCCGCCGCATCAGCATTTAGAAGCCTATTAGTGCCAGGTGGCATCGCATTATTGTCTGATACGGTAGGTTTTTTAACATTATTAGCCATCGATATTGGTATTATTCGTGAGTTAGCTATATCTGCCTCTCTAGGTGTGGCAGTGATTATCTTAACAAACTTAATTTTGTTGCCTTTGGTTATTTCCTATACCAACTTATCTAATGCCCAAGAAAACCCAGAGCACAAGGCTAAAGTAGAAAACCTTTGGCGTAGCTTGTCCAAATTTGCAACACCAAAGTATGCGGTTGTCGTGTTAAGTTTTACCGCTGTGCTTTATGGTGTTGGCTATATGCAAGCGACTCAAATGAAAATTGGTGACTTAAAAGGTGGCGCTCCAGCGCTGCATCAAGATTCGCGCTATAACCTTGATACTTTTTTCATTACAGATCACTTTTCTATTACTACCGATGTAATGACCATTATTGTTGAAGCTGCACCAGAAGCCTGTACTTATCATTCATTGCTTAATCAAATTGATCAATTTGAATGGATGGTTGCTAACACTCCAGGCGTCGAGTCTACAGCGAGTTTGGCATCGATTGCTAAAGCGGTTAACTCAGGTTTCAACGAAGGTAACCCTAAATGGCAGATATTGCCTCGCACCACAGCTAGCTTAGTTCAAGCGGTTGGGCAAGTGCCTACAACATCGGGGCTACTAAATGGTGATTGCTCAGTGATGCCGGTTTATCTTTTCTTAAAAGATCACAAAGCAGAAACGATTGAGGTAGTTGTCGATAAAGTTAAACAAGTTGCCGCTGAGCTAAATAGCGATAAATTGCAGTTTAAATTAGCTTCTGGTCCAGTTGGCGTTATGGCAGCGACTAATGAAGCCGTTAGCGAAGCACAACTCCCTATGATGATTTACGTCTATGGTGCGGTGTTCTTCCTGTGTTTAATTAGCTTTAAATCACTTAAAGCGACGATTGCTGTAATTATTCCACTTTATGTGGTATCAACCCTTGCACAGGCCTTGATGACATTACTGGATATTGGCCTTGCGGTAAGTACTCTGCCGGTAATCGCATTAGGTGTCGGTATTGGGGTGGACTACGGAATTTATATTCTTTCGACTATGTCAAATAAACTTAGCAACGGCATGCCAGTACAACAGGCTTATTTTGAAGCATTGGTTGAGCGTGGCAGTGCGGTTATATTTACTGGCTTAACTTTAGCCATAGGTGTAAGCACTTGGTTCTTTTCTGCACTTAAATTCCAGATGGACATGGGTATTTTGTTAACCTTTATGTTTTTAGTAAATATGTTAGGCGCAATTATTATTCTGCCAGCACTTTCAGCGCTGTTTTGGCCTAAAAAGAAATAA
- a CDS encoding WD40/YVTN/BNR-like repeat-containing protein, producing MKVSMLRSAVAIGLSACLYTASVNAQLDPLTVQIQTLAQTSLITDVVNAGDKLVAVGQRGHVLVFDKQWLQVSTPVVTQLTKAFFLNDTLGWAVGHDATIIHTNDGGMTWSLQMQSTELEKPFLDVRFFSEQHGIAIGAYGLFYRTEDGGKTWQDEFHQELLFEEDVSYLNDLKQQDQQLYLSERAALLPHFNRVINLDDQRLLLVGELGLVAVSTDMGRSFERVDFDYDGSMFNAITVDNNVYVMGLRGHVFQASSDLDVWQQIELPVESSINGALVNDGDLYLVGNAGIVLKVDDGKAEIVARRQGENIVSVAKSKQGDIWFAGSKGLFQLPK from the coding sequence ATGAAGGTTAGCATGCTTCGCAGTGCTGTCGCGATAGGATTAAGTGCATGTTTATATACTGCTTCGGTCAATGCACAACTTGATCCTTTAACAGTCCAAATTCAAACGCTTGCTCAAACATCACTTATTACGGATGTTGTCAATGCAGGCGATAAATTAGTCGCTGTTGGCCAACGTGGTCATGTCTTAGTATTTGATAAGCAATGGCTGCAAGTTTCTACACCTGTTGTCACCCAATTGACGAAAGCTTTTTTTCTGAACGATACATTAGGCTGGGCAGTTGGTCACGATGCAACTATTATTCACACCAATGATGGTGGAATGACCTGGTCTTTACAGATGCAATCGACCGAGTTAGAAAAGCCTTTTCTAGACGTTCGTTTTTTCTCTGAGCAACATGGTATAGCAATTGGTGCATATGGTTTATTCTATCGCACTGAAGATGGTGGTAAAACCTGGCAAGATGAGTTTCATCAAGAATTATTGTTTGAAGAAGACGTGTCTTATTTGAACGATTTAAAACAACAAGATCAACAGCTTTACTTGTCTGAAAGAGCAGCCTTGCTACCTCATTTTAATCGTGTCATTAACTTAGATGATCAGCGTTTGTTGTTAGTTGGCGAGTTAGGGTTAGTTGCGGTGTCTACTGACATGGGACGTTCTTTTGAACGAGTCGATTTTGATTATGATGGTTCAATGTTTAATGCTATCACCGTCGATAATAATGTTTATGTAATGGGCTTGCGTGGCCATGTGTTCCAAGCATCATCAGATTTAGACGTTTGGCAACAAATTGAATTACCTGTTGAATCATCGATTAACGGTGCTTTAGTTAATGATGGTGATTTATATCTTGTAGGAAATGCAGGTATTGTTTTAAAAGTTGATGATGGAAAAGCTGAAATAGTGGCACGTCGTCAAGGTGAAAACATCGTTTCAGTAGCCAAAAGCAAGCAGGGCGATATTTGGTTTGCGGGTTCAAAAGGGCTGTTTCAGCTGCCTAAATAA
- a CDS encoding DUF1329 domain-containing protein, whose protein sequence is MKKLTILSAAVIFALGAPVAIAKVSEADAAKLGTSLTPMGAEKAGNADGSIPAWDGGITKPVAGYEKGMHHLNPFPNDKILFTVTNANKAQYKDFLTPGQNKLFDLYPDTYQMNVYETRRSASVPQYVYDAIKVNATSAELISQGNGISGATIGVPFPLPNDGLEVIWNHILRYRGVDVETYRSQAAPTSGGSYTLVENAEEIRFEYTRPEITLDKLKETNTLFYFKQVVTQPARLAGTALLVKETMDQEALPRQAWTYNTGQRRVRKAPNVAFDTPGTVSDGLRTTDDFDMFNGSPVRYNWELVGKKEIFIPYNDYKLHSSELKYDQILKPGHINPEYARWEKHRVWEVKATLKEGMRHIYKTRVFYIDEDSWQVSLTDMYDNRDELYRVGTAHTINYYEVPTLWSTLEIFHDLQSRRYLAMGLDNEGRMYNFDANLSESNFTPDALRRAGIR, encoded by the coding sequence ATGAAAAAACTGACGATATTATCGGCAGCAGTTATTTTTGCACTAGGTGCTCCAGTTGCCATAGCTAAAGTATCAGAAGCTGATGCTGCTAAGTTAGGTACAAGCCTAACGCCTATGGGTGCTGAAAAAGCGGGTAACGCAGATGGTTCTATTCCAGCGTGGGATGGCGGAATTACTAAGCCGGTTGCTGGATATGAAAAAGGAATGCACCATTTAAACCCTTTTCCAAATGATAAAATCTTGTTTACTGTTACCAATGCTAATAAGGCACAGTACAAAGATTTTTTAACGCCGGGTCAGAATAAACTATTTGATTTGTATCCAGATACCTATCAAATGAATGTATATGAAACTCGTCGTTCAGCATCAGTTCCACAGTATGTTTATGATGCCATTAAAGTGAATGCTACTTCTGCGGAATTAATTTCTCAAGGAAACGGTATTTCTGGCGCAACTATTGGGGTGCCATTTCCGTTACCAAATGATGGTCTCGAGGTAATTTGGAACCATATATTACGCTATCGTGGTGTCGATGTAGAAACTTACCGTAGCCAAGCAGCACCTACTTCTGGAGGTTCATACACTCTGGTTGAAAATGCTGAAGAAATACGTTTTGAGTATACTCGTCCAGAAATTACTTTAGATAAGTTAAAAGAAACCAACACTCTATTTTATTTCAAGCAAGTGGTAACACAGCCAGCACGTCTTGCTGGAACGGCATTACTTGTAAAAGAAACCATGGATCAAGAAGCATTACCGCGTCAGGCGTGGACTTATAACACAGGACAACGTCGCGTGCGTAAGGCACCTAACGTTGCTTTTGATACGCCTGGTACAGTGTCTGATGGTTTGAGAACCACGGACGATTTCGACATGTTTAATGGCTCACCAGTTCGCTATAACTGGGAATTAGTCGGTAAAAAGGAAATATTTATTCCTTATAACGATTATAAGCTTCATTCAAGTGAGCTTAAATATGATCAAATTTTAAAGCCTGGTCATATTAATCCTGAATATGCGCGTTGGGAAAAACACCGTGTTTGGGAAGTGAAAGCGACCTTGAAAGAAGGCATGCGTCATATTTATAAAACCCGTGTTTTCTACATTGATGAAGATTCTTGGCAGGTATCGTTAACTGATATGTATGATAACCGCGATGAGCTATACCGTGTCGGCACAGCACATACTATTAACTATTATGAAGTGCCTACATTATGGAGTACCTTAGAAATATTCCATGACCTTCAATCTCGTCGTTATTTGGCGATGGGCTTAGACAATGAAGGCCGTATGTATAACTTTGATGCAAACCTATCAGAGTCTAACTTTACCCCTGATGCACTTCGTCGTGCGGGTATTCGTTAA